The Chaetodon auriga isolate fChaAug3 chromosome 3, fChaAug3.hap1, whole genome shotgun sequence genome has a window encoding:
- the LOC143318198 gene encoding importin-13-like, which produces METPGRIVATTDALDFTVENVEKALHQLYYDPNIENKNLAQKWLMQAQVSPQAWQFCWALLSPDKVPEIQYFGASALHTKISRYWSDIPTDQYESLKTQLFSQIACFSSGSKMVLTRLCVALASLALNTMPEAWPGAVAEMVRVFQEEGGGVDGRARCLALLELLTVLPEEFQTSRLPQYRKGQVRGALGREWGSVCPLLQQLLRRTDSPGAVKARVLRCLSSWVLLDVPLSESEGLVHDCFSALPDPELFDTAVEAIVNAISQPDSQRYVNTLLKLVPQVLALQEQLREAVQNGDMETCHGICRIAVTLGENHSRTLLEQVDHWQSFLALVNMIMFCTGIPGHYPVNETTSSLTLTFWYTLQDEIMSFESDKQAVYLQVYRPVYFQLVDVLLHKAQFPSDQEYESWSTDEKEQFRIYRVDISDTLMYVYEMLGAELLSNLYDKLGRLLTNAEQPTSWQHTEALLYGFQSIAETIDVNYSDVIPGLIGLIPRISINNVQLADTVMFTIGALAEWLADHPVMLSSVLPLVLQALGNPDLSVSSVSTLKKICRECKYDLPPYATNIVAVSQEVLIKQIHKTSQCMWLMQALGFLLSALPVEDILRNLHSLITPYIQQLEKLADETPNPSNKLAIIHILGLLSNLFTTLDISKQDDESADGSAPPVKTAPPPPGPNPVVVVLQQVFALIQTVLSKWLNDSQVVEAVCAIFEKSVKTLLHDFAPMVSQLSEMLGQMYSTIPQASALDLTRQMVHIFASETDHFPPIKALFELVTSVTLSIFQQGPRDHPDIVDSFMQLQAQALKRKPDLFLSESLDVKAVFHCGVLSLKFPEAPTVKSTCLFFTELLPHCSDVPPLARVVQEDGKLLIQAVLEGIGGGASRSLMDQFAEVLFSLNKHCFSLLAVWLKEALQPPGFPSSRVTTEQKDNFSHQILRERVNKRRVKDIVKEFTLLCRGLHGTEYAAEY; this is translated from the exons GCCCTCCACCAGTTGTACTATGACCCCAATATAGAAAACAAGAATCTGGCCCAGAAATGGCTCATGCAGGCACAGGTCTCGCCTCAAGCCTGGCAATTCTGCTGGGCTCTACTGAGCCCAGATAAG GTGCCAGAGATCCAGTACTTTGGTGCTAGCGCGCTTCACACCAAGATCTCTCGCTACTGGTCGGACATCCCCACTGACCAGTATGAGTCTCTGAAGACCCAGCTGTTCTCCCAGATTGCCTGCTTCTCCTCCGGCTCCAAGATGGTGCTCACCCGCCTATGTGTGGCCCTTGCCTCGCTGGCGCTCAACACAATGCCCGAGGCCTGGCCTGGCGCAGTGGCAGAGATGGTGCGGGTGTtccaggaggaggggggaggggtggatGGGCGGGCACGCTGCCTGGCATTGCTGGAGCTGCTCACCGTCCTGCCTGAGGAGTTCCAGACCAGCCGCCTGCCACAGTACCGAAAAGGCCAG GTTCGGGGTGCCCTGGGCCGGGAGTGGGGGTCAGTGTGTCCCTTACTGCAGCAACTGCTGCGAAGGACAGACAGCCCAGGGGCGGTGAAGGCTCGCGTGCTGCGCTGCCTGTCATCCTGGGTGCTGCTGGATGTGCCCCTCAGCGAGAGCGAAGGTCTGGTACACGACTGCTTCAGTGCCCTGCCTGACCCAGAGCTCTTCGACACAGCGGTAGAGGCAATAGTCAACGCCATCTCACAGCCCGACTCCCAAAG ATATGTGAACACTTTGCTGAAACTGGTTCCTCAAGTGCTGGCCCTCCAGGAGCAGCTCAGAGAGGCTGTTCAGAATGGAGACATGGAGACCTGCCACGGCATCTGCCGTATCGCCGTTACACTGGGAGAAAACCactccag GACTCTGTTGGAGCAGGTGGATCACTGGCAGAGCTTCCTGGCTTTAGTCAACATGATCATGTTTTGCACAGGCATCCCTGGCCACTACCCGGTCAATGAGACCACCAGCTCGCTCACACTCACCTTCTGGTATACACTACAA GATGAAATAATGTCGTTCGAGTCGGATAAGCAGGCAGTGTATCTGCAGGTCTACAGGCCAGTGTATTTCCAGCTGGTGGATGTTCTGCTGCACAAAGCCCAGTTCCCCTCTGACCAGGAGTACGAGTCCTGGTCCACAGATGAGAAAGAGCAATTCAGGATCTACAG GGTGGATATTTCAGACACGCTCATGTACGTTTATGAGATGCtgggagcagagctgctgagtAACCTGTATGATAAACTAGGGAGACTGTTGACTAATGCCGAGCAGCCCACATCATGGCAG cacacagaAGCCTTACTGTATGGCTTCCAGTCCATAGCAGAGACGATAGATGTGAACTACTCTGACGTCATCCCTGGCCTGATAGGACTCATCCCCAGAATCAGCATCAACAACGTCCAACTAGCAGACACAGTGATGTTCACCATAG GTGCTTTGGCTGAATGGTTGGCAGACCACCCGGTGATGCTCAGCAGTGTCTTGCCCTTGGTCCTTCAGGCTTTAGGAAACCCAGacctttctgtttcttctgtctctACACTGAAGAAAATTTGTAGGGAGTGCAAATATGATCTGCCACCATACGCAACCAACATAGTAGCTGTGTCTCAG gaGGTGCTTATAAAGCAGATCCACAAG ACAAGTCAGTGTATGTGGCTGATGCAGGCTCTCGGCTTCCTGCTGTCCGCTCTCCCCGTGGAAGACATCTTAAGAAACCTTCACTCTCTCATCACCCCCTACATTCAGCAACTGGAGAAGCTAGCAGATGAGACG cctAATCCCTCCAATAAATTAGCAATCATCCACATCTTGGGGCTGCTGTCCAACCTCTTCACTACGCTCGACATCAGCAAGCAGGATGACGAGTCAGCGGACGGCTCAGCACCACCTGTCAAAACAGCCCCACCTCCACCTGGACCAAACCCA gtggtgGTGGTTTTGCAACAAGTGTTTGCTCTCATACAGACTGTACTCAGCAAGTGGCTCAACGACTCGCAGGTTGTAGAG GCTGTGTGCGCCATCTTCGAGAAGTCGGTGAAGACTCTGCTCCATGACTTTGCTCCCATGGTGTCTCAGCTAAGCGAGATGCTCGGGCAGATGTACAGTACGATTCCCCAGGCCTCAGCCCTTGACCTCACACGACAG ATGGTGCACATCTTTGCCAGTGAGACAGACCACTTCCCACCCATCAAGGCTCTGTTTGAGCTGGTTACCTCGGTAACTCTGTCCATCTTCCAGCAAG GACCCAGGGATCATCCTGATATTGTTGATTCATTTATGCAACTCCAagctcag GCCCTCAAACGGAAGCCCGATTTGTTCTTGTCTGAGAGTCTTGACGTGAAAGCAGTGTTCCACTGTG GAGTTCTGTCGCTCAAATTTCCTGAGGCTCCGACAGTCAAGTCAACGTGCTTGTTCTTT ACTGAACTGTTACCCCACTGCTCAGATGTGCCTCCACTGGCCAGAGTGGTGCAGGAGGACGGAAAGCTGTTGATCCAGGCCGTGCTGGAG GGCATCGGAGGCGGGGCATCTCGAAGCCTGATGGACCAGTTTGCAGAAGTgcttttcagtctgaacaagcactgcttttctctgctcgCCGTGTGGTTGAAGGAGGCGCTGCAGCCTCCCGGGTTCCCGTCATCGCGAGTCACAACTGAACAGAAAGACAACTTCTCACATCAGATACTCAG AGAACGAGTGAACAAGAGGAGGGTGAAGGACATAGTGAAGGAGTTCACACTACTGTGCAGAGGGCTCCATGGTACAGAGTACGCCGCTGAATACTGA